A window of Pleuronectes platessa chromosome 20, fPlePla1.1, whole genome shotgun sequence genomic DNA:
ttgTCAATATACTTCAGGAAACAATATACAAAGCAATGATGTGGTCACCTTTACTGAATGTGTGGTGCAGTTCAGTTATAGACTCAATAGATAGTATggtgaaaccaaaaaaaaacaacagctttgcaGCAAATGACCCTGCTCCTCATCAGTGGAGACCAAACAAATCAGAGAGGGATGGGACGtgctacaaaaacaaccctgtgcGTGAAACGTGCTTGTTGAAGATCTTTGTCGTTGGttcacaggagaaaaagaaaatgtgggaTTCTTCAGGTGAATGAGGTTTAAGACTTTCAACAAGGCACTAGCGTATGATCCAAACCTAATATTCCAATAAAATAACCAGTGCTCGCTTTAGTTTAATATGTTTATTACAATACATACATTTCACATTTGACCTTGTGACCTCGTTGCCCTGCGCTGACTGAGGTGATCCACGTCACGTCTGTGAAACACCACTCCTGAACCGGGTGCAAATGAGAATGGATATCATCGTGATGGGACTGTTCGTCACTACAactgtttataaataaaaacctttttcaaTTCTGCGGCCTCTTAAAACTTCACTTGTTATGTTAGCGACTGTACAAAAGGAATGAACCAGTGGTAACACCTCAGCTTAAAAAGTCAGAGGGGGGAAAAACGAGGAACAATAAATGctggaacacaaacaaagaagaaagaacagGGTGTTAAGTGTTGGTgtctcaggctacatccatactcctatgttttgtttgaaaacagccAAATCAGTTTTAATTCCCCATCCATACCAACACGTCTGAAAAAGCACATCACAGGACCACTTGCGTGTACTGGGCATGCGTGTGCCAGcgtaaacaggaagtgtttgAATAAAAACTTGTCTCTCTTgtgaaatgcagaatttaaccgCATTACAGTTGTTGGCAATGACAACAAGATCAGCAAGATGTTTTCTTCCAGAAGGGGGCCATGTGATAGaagcctgacgaatcagtgaAGGCTACGTTGTGactgaaaagacccaatcagcaagcgttTAATTGTCTATGTCATGGTTTCCACACATCTCAATTTCTGCCCATCCAGATGCAGCCCTGGAGTTCTCAAACTTCAACAGGGCCAGCAGAGTTTCCAAACCTCTGCTTAAGCAGCTCCATGACCTCCGGAGTAGTGTGGACGGCCGGCCAATCCAGAGCAGAGTTGATgcgttttcaaatgaaaacatagtaGTGTGGGTGTAGCCTCAGGAGACGGTGAGGCAGGGCTGAGGCCAGGGGAGGGGAATGGTCCAAAGCAGCACGCCATCACATCTCtaatcattatttttttgttgattttgtgtgtttttcttttgaaatcagTCACTCCACCACACCACCAGGCACTGTCTTTTTTTCAGACTGGGAAATGCAGGGCCACCAGAAGCTGCTAATAGATCACTGAACCCCAGTGAGCAGTTTGGAATCTTCCTGCAGAGAGGGGACGTTCACCCGCCTGAGCACGTGTGACTCTTCACCCAGAGGAAGATAATCCAGACAGTTGTCAGTTTACCAAGGTTTGAGGGAAATAACTAATTTGGACACCAGTGTGTTATTATGCTTTATGTTAATAAATGGCTTCAAACATCCTCCTCGGTTTACATGCAGGCCACACATGCTCACTGGTTCAATGATCTATGAACTGACAGAACGAAGCTTGAAGTCTGCAGACGAGTTAACATGAAGGAAAGGCTAGCTAATGAATGTAGCCGCCTAGGTGTTGATTAGTTTGGATGTCAAAAGCTTTGATAGGCATGGCTTTCCATGGCTTCAATCtacaaaacatatttacaacatagATAATAACATCTACAAGAAATCTACATTTTCCGTCGAGGGTTTTTTACAAAAACTTGTAAAATCGCCCCcgccctcccccttctctcacAGCAGCTCTTCATTTTTTATCCCCCTTGGTTTCCCCCATCACAACGGTCCAAAGGCGACCCAACtgcagctcctgtgtgtgtgtgtgtgtgtgtgtgtgttaagactGGGCTCAAGAGGAACTGAACAACTGCTCACTCCACGCCAGCTTCCAACTATGTGCAATGGGTCTCTCCCCCCCTCGTTTCCAAAACTGCCCACTTCCAGCTCTCAACCAGAAGTTGTCAGACCAtgaaagaattctgattcttcAACTTTTCGAGTTCTTTGATTTGCTGTCTCAGAAACAGTATCCtttggggagagagagacagaaaggacaTTGGGCGTTAGGTTTACATTAAATGTCGAGAGGTGTGTGCATGCTTCTCCACACAAAGTGGGTTCTCACCTCTGCTCACGCAAAGTTGCTTGGATTTCACAGACTCTGACCAGAGACCGGAGGTTTTTGAGCTCAGTGCAGTTCTCGGACATGCAGATGCTGCCCATGGTGTGTGCCTCTTCACGTAGTCTTGACGCCTTTGAGATAATTTGATGCAACATACAACGATGTTTCAATACGATGTCAAACCAGCCTTTTATCTTCTGATTCAGATCATGTAATGAACGTAATGTGTCGACAGAACAAACCTGTTTCTCCGCGTGTTCAGCAGGCCAGCCCTGCACATGTTTGATAAGGTTCTCATTGAAGTGGGCAGCGAGGGAGGGGGTGAAGGTGCAGGAGGGCCGGGCTGATGAGGCGATGGAGGGAGCGGAGGCAGAGTTGTGGGcattgctgctgctggaggcaaCAAGGTTGGGACCCGGGGAGGGACTCCTCTGACTGCTGCAATCCACAATGTTGGAGAAGAACATAATCAACGAAGGCTTTCTAGAATCCCTGACTTTTTACAAGTGTTTAAGCTAATGacaaaatggaagaaaaaagaTTTATAGGCAGTTATACAGCTACACATATCAGATAGACAGTGTTAAGTGTTCCAGTGAAGACACCTGTTTCCTGAGCATTCAATACCTTTTTGTATGGTTAATTTGATTTGAGCCCGTATCCATACGATGCAAGCTTTCACATCAATGAGTACTTGTGGACCAAGGTAGATTTAGTACATGAATATGAGAGTTTACGAATACATTATTACACAGTAGTAGGGATGTAACAATCCTGAAACACATCAAAATCACATCCACTATCTCGCATTGCGAACCAGGCATGTTCAGCGCAGCAGGCGCAGCCTGTTAAGTGCTCATAACTTTATtgatgtaataaaaataaaattgtattcaaaATGAATAGCCACATATTCGACTACACATGAGTTTTCACGTCGGATTTGCTGTTCCTGATGCAACCTATGGTCGGGGGAGATTAGGATGGAATGGCTATTAAGATAAAAATGTTCAAATAAgatgatatcaataattatcatgaTATACGTTTTCATTTCAGTTCAAGGAGTGATATTTGCTCTGATTGAGGGTTAATGTTTAAACATCTCTAAGAGCAGAGAATAACAAtcacttgataaacagcaaaacattttacaaatctgtggTACACCAATTATGTATAATACCTCCTTAGTGTGCTTGCTCCGTGCACAAACCTTATATAGATGCATATTAAAATTctgatatatttataaaaagtatACTGCAATATTTGAATTGAAACCACCATTGTGCACAAAGACTCACAAGATGGAAACACCAGTAACTCATCTGGCAATTACCAGTTAGTAATTTCAAACTAATATATTCATTACCCTGAGCAGAATGACTGAACATCTCTTATCAAGCTGATCACAAACTGGCTCAAAATATTCCACAAACAAATGCTTGACTTCAATGAATGAAAGGAAGCAACTCAGAAAAATGCCCCTTGTGGTTTCATTAATGACCAGCAGATGGTGCCAAAACACTACACAATGGAGTCATCGTTCACAAGCTGATGAGAATGGGATGAGCTGCATTTTGCAACACACAGTATTTCAACTCACGTGCAGAAAAGCACAGTAATACACACACCTATGCTTAATTAAAACATTACTCCGCTGGTCAACAACAGATTCGGCTCCTCGCCTCTTTTGTAATGACTCACTTACAGCTTATCTTTTTAAAAACCTGCCAATATAATATTTATGTTGCAGGAAAATTGGGCCTTGCTTCAGCAATAAtgaagtaaaaacaacaactctgCATTGTGTGAATCTGAGATAAGTAATTCTCTCCTGTTtgctgcacgtgtgtgtgtgtgtgtgtgtgtgtgagaatcgATTATGTACCATCTCTGCATCTATATACACGTCCGCACCGCAATGCATCGCAGAAAAGATTAATTTCACCACCTCTCTGATGGACACCACAGAGAATTAGGTAGCCTGAAGATAAACAGTCAGACTAAGCTTCAGTAATATAACTAACACATAACCTTCATACAGTCACCAGAATATATTTTCTAGGAAACAAGACCCATTGACCAAACGGTCCTCAACAGTATCAAAGACTGTCTATTATTATCATGGCTAGTGAATCTTGTTAAACTTCAGCGAGTTGTGAGTTGTTACCTACCCATGGCGCTGCTGTGTGCGTGGGGAGGCCGTGGGGGCATCATGACTGTGCTGCTTATCGCTGGAGAGGTGATGCTGGGATGTGGGCTGAGGATGAGACGCCTGCTTCACTGAATGCGTGCTCACCTGAACGCAACAAGTTAAGACACATTTAATCATATCATGTCCGCTCCACGGGATCAAGAGACAAGCTTACTGATGTTAAAAGCACATTTTGTCCAACTGTCCGCAACATTTCTAACAACCCGCCATTTTATTCATAATCTTATTTGACAATACAACACtgtattaaatatgaaatgCATCTCTATCTAGGACTATTGTCTATATTGTCTAACTGGAGATTTCAGACTCACGCCATACACACAATGCCTCAGTGAAGACATATACGTGTGATCTCAGTCACTTTCTTTACAATGTGGTTCAAGAGAATGtgaggccctgttcagacctggtatcaacatccatcctgagagcGCTGATCTAAAGTGAAAAGCCCTGGGTACATCACTGCACACCTGGTATTAGAATGTGTCTCTACAAGCCTCTCCTGTGATCggatctctctctttcctgctcTATTTGAAAATAAACACGTACATTTGGGCTGGGAGATATGTCAAAAATACCAAATCCCGATTTCTTTTCAGGCAGGATTATGATCCACGATCTTATCACCATTTGTTTTCATGTACCACATTAAAGAATATTTCCCAAGTTACTGAACATGGCAACCAAAGTCATAtccccatttaaaaaaagtacagCCCAACAAGGTCACAAACATAATAAGGAAAAACCATAAAAGACCATTAAGGCCAAACAGATTTTAAACAAGTAAGCAATTTTGCAAAGTATGAACATTCAACAAGAATTTGGCATGAATTGAATTCTATTACAAGACTTTTGCATAAATCCCATCCCAAAATAAACACTGGTTGCAAAAGGTAAACAACACTCAAGTAAAGTGCCCTCTTGCTACTGTACATAACATTAAAGGAACTGGATTTGGAATCAGGTACCTTACTCTTTCACCAAAGTGAGCAGAGTgctaggccggtgctggtgtaGAGCTTTCTAACATTTTAGGAAGCAGTTTGCTTTTCCATTGGCTACAGCCGGCACTTCATCAACGTATTTGTCACCGTCTCTGAGCCTCAACTGTATAAATGAACCCACAAACTGGCACTAACATACtatattaaatgatttattcattcattcattgattCAGTCCAACTCCGACTCCTCAAACTGTCTCTTTCTCAGCTGACATCTCTGACCCACTACAGTTTAAATGGCGTTTGTCTGTgtcggagagagagatagtgggAGAGATAAGGGAGTGAGGAAAGCAGGTTGGGCCGAATAAATTAATTCAATATATTATTGAAAAAAAGTCAATGTCTGAGAATAAAAGCCAATGTCTGAGATTCTGAACATCTCTAAAGGCAGATCATAGACACATTTCTATCACTTACGATCTAACATCGTCATATCTCACACATCTAATGTTCATAATTTGTGTTCACAAGACCAAATGATATTCTTAGTCAGGCTGATTATGCAAATGTGTTCGTTgttaatgtgtgagtgtgtttctgtgtgagaagagagagggagagaatggagccaggagaggatgagagaatCAATGTACATTGTTTTTACAGTGAAACTCTGCTTTTTTCCCATTTGGATAAAGATGGAAAATCAATATGTGACTGTCAGCGTAATATAGGGGCTGCGGACACAAATCAATGCAAGTGGAACACTGAGATGTGTAAAAATACTTTCGAATCATTATGAGACTGTAGTTTGTTCTTCATCGGCCCAGGACTCATTCGCGTTTACACTGCTGATATACTGTGTCCAGATGTGTCAGACATCAGCTCAGGATGTGGCCTGAGGTTCAGATCTGGTATTATCAACAGTCCCAAGTGATAGGATCAAAACTGATCAGTTCCTAGTACAGGTGTAGCTAGTACAAGATACTGCTTCCGCAATGCATCCTGAGATCTACATTTGAGGTGTTCTGATGCATGTGACCACATTGTTTTCATCGTGTGAAAGCAAAACCGATCTGGGCCACATCGGGAAGACCAactactcagctgacgtcctggGACCTGCTAGAGTTTCATAATAAACGAATCGTATTTGTACCCTTCTCAGTGTCCATGCGTTTTACAATAGCGCTACACTATCAAAACTTACCAACACATAATACCTGATACTTAAAATCAATCAACACAGCACAGCTACACAAGGTTCATTCAGCCCCTCCGGACTGGTTTCGCTACTTTTCTCGCTCGAAaccaacacacagtcacacacacagacaactacACACGTATAGTGACATCGGAAGCATTTCAATGCCAGGTGTTAAATGACAAACATAAAAAGGTCAACTTGTGTttggatctctcaggacagatgttataaccaggtctgaacagagtCCAAGATGTGCCGGTGTTTAGCATGGACACTAACAGCAAAACTAGCAAAACTAGCACAACTTCAACAGGCACATCAGGTGTGACAAATCCGAAGACACTAACATTACCACAGAGAAGCTTTTATGATCACAGGAGCCACTTGTTGAGTTGTCCCTGTCATTTCTCAGAGAAAATGTCCCCAAATCCACACAGCTGGCTACTATAGTCACCCTGCTTTTAACTCTACACCCTTACGGAGGACGACTGGTTTTTAATGTCTTACTTTTAACTGTGAGATGACAGGCTGCGTGCTGAGGAGGGGCTTTAGAGGACCAGCGTTGGTCTGGGGTGTGCTGATCCTCGGAGACACATAGGACCTGGGCGATGAGGCGTCCGATGTTAATGACATTGGTGACTGGTTTGATTGCTGAGCTgctggagacacacagacaaaaagtcAGACAATATACAATCATCTAAAATAAATACTAAGCAGGAACATCCCTCTATGAGCAAAACTCTTTACTTTAGCTGTCATTGGTTCAAAGTCAGTGGGCAGATTTTTTTGCTATCAACTTGATCAGTTTTTTGAGGTTAACTCTCCTCCAACTCTGCTCACAGCGGTGGAACAGATTCATGTGTACGTAGGCTTCATTTACCTTGGCTGGAGAGTTGTGCAGCTTGAGAGAGGATAGTAGTGATATTGAAAGCCGATGGTCCAGCAGTGAGGATCTTATGGAGCATCGACTGTAATGAAGCttgtgtgacagcagctgtgagaACTgtggaaagacaaacacaccgTTACCCTGTGTACAGACATTATTCAACATTTCCGATCTCTttgtttgaatgaatgaataatatccATTTTGTAGTTACTTCCTGTGGGTAACTGATGGTTAAATGTTCACTCtgtataaactgaaaacattgtTTCTTAGAAAGTGTGACTCTCCATTCAAAACAGACTGTATTGTATTCATCAGATAGATGTCAATTCACAGCCAAATTGAGAACATGTAAAAAGATAGAAGCAGAACACATAGGCCAGGACGCACAATCATGTCACAAAAATCTTGAGTCCGCTCactaaattacaatgtgaaaccaaaattAACTACAATCTAACAAAGTCATGAACCTTGATTCAGACTTGAGGATTGAAAACTTGCTGAGccgtttttcagacatgacctccaggtAAAACCTGGATaattggctacagagtttactcagttttcctttcacacatgcacaacgctgCAGGAGGTTTTTCGGCACAGACGAGTTCTGCACAACAGCATCAAACCCTCAGCATTATTCAGACGAGGTGGAGcagccagctgcagcagacagaggcaggaggtAACGTATCTAATCTGCGGTGTagatcatgtttacatcacctCAACACCGTTGTTGGCTCTTATCACCTCAAACTCTCTAAATCATCTTCAGTGTCTTCAACGTGTGTGTCACTGCATTTTCAATGGgagttatttgttttcttcagttttgCGCATAACAAGcatcatcacccccccccccccccattcctcgCAGTACATccactgctgtgttcacacatatcctggatttctacagacATTATAAGAGGAGGTCAGGTGGATAAAGATCGTAGAACCTGCAGACCGTCTCACTCAGACActtgctttcacacatgaactttcTCCGGAGCAAATACGTAGGATCTGTGGAGTCGagagcatgtctgaaagcagcttaaggaGTCTGATTTTCTTACTCCTTTGGATTCTCCTTCATACCTTTCTTTAAATCTCATGGAATTTAACATTGGGGTCGAGGAATAGTGGTTAggaaaggagtttttttatacTCTGCAACCGCAGCCCCTGTTGACTTACTGAATGACTGGACAAAATGTTAATAAGTCAATGCACTAGAGCTTAAACCTCAGTGTACATGAAGTGGCCAATCACAGACAAAATGCTTTAACTTAAAAAACTCATTAACAGTGCCATAATCTGTGTCTGACAAAGTCAAGTGGCTTGTTAACATGCCCCCAAGCAGCATCCCTCTTAGACAGATTATCTGAATGTCTatttagggctgctcgattaatttaatcgtgattacgattatttggtcaaacgatctccaaagtaccataatcgagttgaaacgattttttggcatttttttcgaaatgcatgcgcaattcagtccttcccccaaagcattcaacgcagcccagctgactggcactcactctcaagcagccgtgaagtgaaggaggcgagttgtgtgacTGGTGACCGGCGGTATTTACAAAACAGCGCAAGTGGAAAATGGCAGTGGGAGGACAGCCCCGTCTCATCGACAAAAAGGGTAGAAAAGTTCTCTTGTATGGAAACACTTCGGATTCGAGAGGagcagcaccacacattgtAGCTGCCGCGCAGCGTTCATTCTGCAGCGCGcagccgcctggctgttcacaccggacccACGATTCTCCACTTGTTGCATGTAACCTGTTCAATTTAGGGGttcgggggtaaatgatgatggtcctcATAGCCATCCCCCATCCCTATctttcactctctgtctgtgtgcttgtagtgggggcagatggggacatttacatttaccggaaccggaagtgactgGTACTTCGGGACCAGTCATTTAAGGACCCaccgtatgcccattttaccacagttgaaatggttccttggggtcttaatgaaatgtctaacatattttggtcaaaataccacaaggatcatttaaaacagcccccttttaccctgtctaatcAGTTTGACCGGTTTTGAGTGCCCTGCCCCCCCtttcacccccctcccccctcctccctccttcacgagatacaagcgcccagatttttagctatccattacctctgtagaaatatggctactggagaaaaagataaaatcttgcaaccatatcgttttgaaccagagtcaggtgggccaaagcctggctgcgagagccccagctcttTTGAGACAAGGTTCTTTTCAAGAATACCCCAGCCATGAAGGATGCTCTATCGGATAGATAGAGTCTCTCCACACATTCAGACagcaataaacacacaccgtACAATGCAGATATCAAGTAAAACAGCATACAACACTGTGCCCAGACCAGCTGGTCAGATTATCATGTCATGAGCCTTTGACACAGTgcagacagagaaaaaagacaacagCATTCAAACTGTTTCTATGCAATCACTGCTcatcaaaaaaacaacactgcagctATTAGAATACAGACAGTGGTGGAATTGTTTGCCTCTTGGATCCGCATTTTTCTCACCTTCATTGATTTTCGCCATGTCCACACTGGCATTGTTGAGCTGCAGGGCAGTCTGAAGTGCTGGGAGGAGCTGGCGAAGCAGGGTGGGGTCCTGAAGTAGTGGAGGGGCTGACGACTGCAGGACTGGAGACACAGGCACCGTTGAGGCCGACGATCCAGGGGGCCCTGATGATGGGTTCAAGCTCCCCGAGCCTGAGGATGATGACTGAGACTGGGTGGCATGGGTCGCTGCGGGCTTCTCCACCTGGGTTGACTCTGTGAAGTCAGCAGCGAAGATTTAATTTCAGCAGGCAGAGACAGTCTCACTaatccatatatatatagttcCTTTTGATAATATACTGGCCCACAGAATGGACTCAGTCTCAAGCTCACACTCTTATCCTCCATTCAGACCACAAAAAGTGTAATAGAAGAAAACCCAACTTTGATGTGAACAGAGACAGTCTGTTTTAGATCTTAATTCCCACATAGAGTAAAATGTCTGaaataaaaactgtgcttgtgttAGGTCTTATTCGTGTCATATATAATGCAATAAACTTTCATAAAGCTTGGCCAAGGCATCTTCAAAAGGTTTCTGGTCCCACATGAAAGTCTTTGACAAGAAGCAGGCAGGGTCTTTACTTTTTGAGCCAGTTTCAGCTTTTTTTGACAGCCTGGTAGTGCAATGCAGCACCAATCTTTCTAACACTTGAAGCCAACCAGGTACAGGAGAGCGCAAATACTTATGactttgtaaaatgtattaCTACAGTTTACCTCTGGATTTCCAATCATTGATATAACAGTTGCCGACCTGCCAACATTCCAGAGTGGTAAAGTCATGTTTAAGTATTGAGTATTTTGGTATCTGGTATGACTTTAACACATTGATCTTCTACTTGGACTGAACTTCTTGGACCATATTTTCATTGACCTTCTGGAACTTTGGAAATCATGACCCTTTCTGCTAAGCTCTCTGTGCCGTTTATACTGCATCATCACAAATTCAGACAGGGTTCATTAGTTCATATACAATTTAGATTGTTATTACTGATGCTAAAAAGGATTTTAAGCTGTACCAGCATGTGGCCTTAATGTCGGGAATATCTAAgcaaaatatttttgttaaaCACTGGTGCAAGCAAATACTAAATCATACTAAACTGTAGGGTTGGGGTGACCCTTCACTAAAAGGAAAGGTGAGCAAAATATTTTGATGTTATTCCAGTTCACCAGCTGCCAAACCAATTACTGCAGTCTTATGCCAAATAGGCTGCAAAGAAATTACTGTTATTGAGATTTGTTGTCTTACAAACAGAGAAATAGCAAGAAACGATGCATGAGAGAACACAGGTGTTTTCTAAGGTTCTGAGTTTCTAAAGTTCTTTTTGAAGTTATGCAATTTCATTAaagtaaagtaataaaaaagCTAATTTCAATGAATAATTATGTAATTTGCTGGCAAAACATCAGTGAGTTTATGGTTCGATTATATAAAACCAGAAGTTGGTTTGTATGTTCTGGTGTAAAGGGGAGAAAGgggttaaataaaaagaactgTGTTGCGTTATTAACTTGATGTCTCCAGCAGTGGAGAAAAGCCTCTCTTCTGAACAAGAGAGGCAAAGCCAGTACAAAGCCAAATCGCTTTGTAAGCGCAGGGCTTATTCAATGAAACAGACAATGGGCAGAGTTATGTTCTTCACTCAGAGTTAAATGAAGTTCTGTGAAGTGCTGAGGTATGTGAAGCTCACAGGTCTCATTTGTCAAAAGGGTCCGAAATCATTTGCAGCTAATTGTTAAACAGTATTCACAAAATGCGTCACCATTGCCTGTAACCAAATGCCTTTTTTGGCATCCGCCGCTGCAATGTCATTTGGTTGCATTTACACAGCTCAGCAAACAACTCATATTTTGAAAGAATGATAAAGGAAGAAGGGACAAGTGCGAAAGGTTGATTTAAAAAGGCACATGTGGAACGAGCACTACAAAAGTATCTAGAATCTGAATATAAACAGTTTATTGCTAAATTGTTCACCTACAATCAGAATAGTCCCGCAATGAATTCACAGCAATCAGTCATACAAATTGAACCGAAGCACATGACTGAAGCATTCCCCCCcagttttcctttattgttaaTGTAAGGCagtgagcagaggagaaatgcTGGATGAAAAGCTGTGTGCAACAAGAACGCTACAGAGAGCTGGAGGCGAGTGAATGTCACAATGGTGAGATGAACTTCCAGTGACCTGTTGTTCTGCACCGGAACCTAATCAACTCAATTAAAACACCGTTCTCATGTCATCTGTTTTCAGCCAGCTTCAGTT
This region includes:
- the waca gene encoding WW domain-containing adapter protein with coiled-coil isoform X3, producing MRESSDVTPPCKMLRRSDSPENKHIDSTGHSRAKTVHTHRGRDRDGGTSFSPQENSHNHTSLHSSNSHSNPSKTSDTSHEPGDDWSEHISSSGKKYYYNCRTEVSQWEKPKDWLEREQRQKEATKTAVVNSFPKDRDYRREAMQASAAPTGSKSTQVEKPAATHATQSQSSSSGSGSLNPSSGPPGSSASTVPVSPVLQSSAPPLLQDPTLLRQLLPALQTALQLNNASVDMAKINEVLTAAVTQASLQSMLHKILTAGPSAFNITTILSQAAQLSSQAAQQSNQSPMSLTSDASSPRSYVSPRISTPQTNAGPLKPLLSTQPVISQLKVSTHSVKQASHPQPTSQHHLSSDKQHSHDAPTASPRTQQRHGSQRSPSPGPNLVASSSSNAHNSASAPSIASSARPSCTFTPSLAAHFNENLIKHVQGWPAEHAEKQASRLREEAHTMGSICMSENCTELKNLRSLVRVCEIQATLREQRILFLRQQIKELEKLKNQNSFMV
- the waca gene encoding WW domain-containing adapter protein with coiled-coil isoform X2; translation: MVMYARKQPRLGDGCDRRDSQPYQTLKYSSKSHPGGDHRHEKMRESSDVTPPCKMLRRSDSPENKHIDSTGHSRAKTVHTHRGRDRDGGTSFSPQENSHNHTSLHSSNSHSNPSKTSDTSHEPGDDWSEHISSSGKKYYYNCRTEVSQWEKPKDWLEREQRQKEATKTAVVNSFPKDRDYRREAMQASAAPTGSKSTQVEKPAATHATQSQSSSSGSGSLNPSSGPPGSSASTVPVSPVLQSSAPPLLQDPTLLRQLLPALQTALQLNNASVDMAKINEVLTAAVTQASLQSMLHKILTAGPSAFNITTILSQAAQLSSQAQQSNQSPMSLTSDASSPRSYVSPRISTPQTNAGPLKPLLSTQPVISQLKVSTHSVKQASHPQPTSQHHLSSDKQHSHDAPTASPRTQQRHGSQRSPSPGPNLVASSSSNAHNSASAPSIASSARPSCTFTPSLAAHFNENLIKHVQGWPAEHAEKQASRLREEAHTMGSICMSENCTELKNLRSLVRVCEIQATLREQRILFLRQQIKELEKLKNQNSFMV
- the waca gene encoding WW domain-containing adapter protein with coiled-coil isoform X1; protein product: MVMYARKQPRLGDGCDRRDSQPYQTLKYSSKSHPGGDHRHEKMRESSDVTPPCKMLRRSDSPENKHIDSTGHSRAKTVHTHRGRDRDGGTSFSPQENSHNHTSLHSSNSHSNPSKTSDTSHEPGDDWSEHISSSGKKYYYNCRTEVSQWEKPKDWLEREQRQKEATKTAVVNSFPKDRDYRREAMQASAAPTGSKSTQVEKPAATHATQSQSSSSGSGSLNPSSGPPGSSASTVPVSPVLQSSAPPLLQDPTLLRQLLPALQTALQLNNASVDMAKINEVLTAAVTQASLQSMLHKILTAGPSAFNITTILSQAAQLSSQAAQQSNQSPMSLTSDASSPRSYVSPRISTPQTNAGPLKPLLSTQPVISQLKVSTHSVKQASHPQPTSQHHLSSDKQHSHDAPTASPRTQQRHGSQRSPSPGPNLVASSSSNAHNSASAPSIASSARPSCTFTPSLAAHFNENLIKHVQGWPAEHAEKQASRLREEAHTMGSICMSENCTELKNLRSLVRVCEIQATLREQRILFLRQQIKELEKLKNQNSFMV